A window of Chloracidobacterium sp. N contains these coding sequences:
- the prfA gene encoding peptide chain release factor 1, which yields MFDKLKAIEEKYDALTAQLSDPDVVADAARYAKLAKQHSELTEVVEKFREYRTIDANLAGARELLSEADDAEMQALAREEIALLEKQRAECQLELERLLTPKDPNDGKNVLLEIRAGTGGNEASLFASELLRMYLRYAERQGWRVQILDESLSEVGGLKEGVVLIEGARVYSRLKHESGVHRVQRVPATESAGRIHTSTVTVAVLPEAEEVDIEIDPKDVRIDTFCSSGPGGQSVNTTYSAVRLTHLPTGVVVSMQDEKSQIKNREKAFRILRARLLDLERQKQHEAIAGERRAQVGTGERSEKIRTYNFKENRITDHRIGLTLHQLDTVMEGDLDGLLDPLVAHFQALRMQAEAAA from the coding sequence ATGTTCGATAAACTGAAAGCAATTGAAGAAAAATACGATGCTCTCACGGCACAGCTCAGCGACCCGGATGTGGTGGCTGATGCGGCGCGCTACGCCAAGCTGGCCAAGCAGCACAGCGAACTGACGGAAGTCGTGGAGAAATTCCGGGAGTACCGCACCATTGACGCCAACCTGGCCGGGGCGCGGGAACTGCTCAGCGAAGCCGATGACGCCGAAATGCAGGCCCTGGCGCGGGAGGAAATTGCGCTGCTCGAAAAGCAGCGGGCGGAATGCCAGCTCGAACTGGAGCGCCTGCTCACGCCCAAGGACCCCAACGACGGCAAGAACGTCCTGCTTGAAATCCGGGCCGGAACCGGCGGGAACGAGGCCTCGCTTTTTGCCAGCGAGCTGTTGCGCATGTATCTGCGCTATGCCGAACGGCAGGGCTGGCGGGTGCAGATTCTGGATGAATCCCTGTCGGAAGTCGGCGGCCTCAAGGAAGGGGTGGTGCTCATCGAAGGCGCACGGGTCTATTCCCGTCTCAAGCATGAGTCCGGCGTTCACCGCGTCCAGCGGGTGCCGGCCACGGAATCGGCCGGGCGCATTCACACCTCGACGGTGACGGTGGCCGTCCTGCCTGAAGCCGAAGAGGTGGACATCGAAATTGACCCAAAGGACGTTCGGATTGACACGTTCTGCTCTTCGGGACCTGGAGGGCAGTCGGTCAACACCACCTACTCCGCCGTACGGCTGACCCACCTGCCCACGGGGGTCGTCGTCTCCATGCAGGACGAAAAATCCCAGATCAAGAACCGCGAAAAAGCCTTTCGGATTCTCCGCGCCCGGCTGCTCGATCTGGAGCGGCAGAAGCAGCACGAAGCCATTGCCGGCGAACGCCGCGCTCAGGTGGGGACCGGTGAGCGCAGCGAAAAGATTCGCACCTACAACTTCAAGGAAAATCGCATCACCGACCACCGCATCGGACTCACCCTGCACCAACTCGACACGGTGATGGAGGGCGACCTGGACGGACTGCTCGATCCGCTCGTGGCCCACTTCCAGGCGCTCAGGATGCAGGCCGAAGCCGCCGCCTGA
- a CDS encoding (deoxy)nucleoside triphosphate pyrophosphohydrolase — MVATPHPTTTLVVAAVCVDGPHVLLTQRLPTGRFANQWEFPGGKLHWNEAPEAGLRRELDEELGVQIAVGHPLHIIHYAVDARQAFAVMFYWARITGGVPALRGVQAACWVRPEEMTTLDILAPNRPVVTRLCQLAARPGGLCPQFD, encoded by the coding sequence ATGGTCGCAACGCCCCACCCAACCACGACGCTGGTGGTCGCTGCCGTCTGTGTGGACGGCCCGCACGTCCTGCTGACACAACGGCTGCCCACCGGACGGTTTGCCAACCAGTGGGAATTTCCCGGTGGCAAACTCCACTGGAACGAAGCTCCCGAGGCTGGACTCCGGCGCGAACTGGACGAAGAACTCGGCGTGCAGATTGCCGTCGGACACCCCCTGCACATCATTCACTATGCCGTGGATGCCCGGCAGGCCTTCGCCGTCATGTTTTACTGGGCGCGCATCACCGGCGGCGTCCCGGCCTTGCGTGGCGTTCAGGCCGCCTGCTGGGTGCGGCCGGAAGAGATGACCACGTTGGACATTCTGGCCCCCAACCGCCCGGTGGTTACCCGCCTGTGCCAACTCGCGGCCCGCCCCGGTGGGCTGTGTCCGCAGTTCGATTGA
- a CDS encoding diguanylate cyclase has translation MSLKTLKTWVSKSLTPTLIYRLQQATTSLSVHLARAPLAVAFFDDERFRLLASVGYEEFARETLETTLTERLNAIQANLLVCAPRAALPGFPFAVADSTTLLLRRFTLDQLLCGVLLVESAADEQLEAALAGQELSWSFLIRESGWCARLTEAEAQVVEMSRQLEAARHAIERLTELGEQSIRDREKFIANVDYELRAPLTTVLGYCEMLQDATYGPLTDTQRSFLRHIEAGGQALLHIVDDLMRLVRLERGGDALDIREFSAARLFQSVQSAFAPLAERRQVRLEVRLDPAAGMIVGDEARLYEALSQLLDDALRYIPRGGMLRLTGELQRVSSHVQSLVITLQDDMSGIVAEQRLATYRALQNAASQVPSRGIALGLSVTYRILQLHGATLTVEGDATQGCRLIFRLPHRLSASQLEMSQVLIVDASAESGNLLRTILESENLRAQLVVASGNDTAAMLHANYFESATRLPDVVLLDASLPMTDGYELCRLIKQTEATRYLPVLMLTASPETTEKLRGLEVGATDVLTKPINRRELLMRVKALIAQKREFEAMLRAYHSARHRAITDGLTGLFNHAYFLEKLTREAELAERSGHPLSIIMLDVDRFKHFNDTNGHEAGNELLKDLSRLMERCFRRSDVLARYGGEEFVVLLPNTPKSQAAVLAERLRRRVAEYPFAGRESQPGGRLTVSLGVAALPSDTSGPKQLLELADRALYRAKQNGRNRVCVVESEALGRPRPSGFWKVPDQPDPGNTLSSA, from the coding sequence TTGTCCCTGAAGACATTGAAGACCTGGGTTTCCAAATCACTCACGCCGACGTTGATCTACCGCCTGCAGCAGGCAACCACGTCTCTGTCTGTCCACTTGGCGCGGGCGCCGCTGGCTGTGGCTTTTTTTGATGATGAGCGGTTTCGTCTGCTGGCCTCGGTGGGCTACGAGGAGTTTGCCCGTGAGACCCTTGAAACAACGCTGACCGAACGGCTCAACGCCATTCAGGCGAATCTTCTGGTCTGCGCGCCACGTGCTGCGCTGCCCGGCTTTCCCTTTGCGGTGGCTGACAGCACGACGCTGCTGCTGCGGCGGTTTACCCTTGATCAGTTGTTGTGTGGCGTCCTGCTGGTGGAGTCGGCGGCAGATGAGCAACTGGAAGCCGCCCTGGCCGGACAGGAGTTGTCCTGGTCGTTTCTCATCCGTGAAAGCGGATGGTGCGCCCGCCTGACCGAAGCGGAAGCCCAGGTGGTGGAGATGAGCCGCCAACTGGAAGCGGCGCGGCATGCCATCGAGCGGTTGACCGAGTTGGGTGAGCAGTCCATCCGCGACCGCGAAAAGTTCATTGCCAACGTGGATTACGAGCTGCGCGCTCCGTTGACGACGGTGCTGGGTTACTGCGAGATGCTGCAGGATGCCACCTATGGGCCACTGACCGATACCCAGCGCAGTTTTCTGCGCCACATTGAAGCTGGCGGACAGGCGTTGCTCCACATTGTGGATGATCTCATGCGCCTGGTTCGGCTCGAACGAGGCGGGGATGCCCTGGATATTCGTGAATTTTCGGCGGCGCGCCTGTTTCAGTCCGTCCAGTCGGCCTTTGCACCCCTGGCGGAGCGCCGGCAGGTCCGGCTGGAAGTCCGGCTCGATCCGGCGGCTGGCATGATTGTGGGCGATGAAGCCCGGCTGTACGAAGCCCTTTCCCAGCTTCTGGACGACGCTCTCCGGTACATCCCACGGGGTGGGATGCTGCGCCTGACCGGTGAGTTACAGCGTGTTTCCAGCCATGTCCAGAGCCTGGTCATCACCCTTCAGGATGATATGTCCGGCATCGTGGCCGAGCAGCGGCTGGCCACCTATCGTGCCCTGCAAAACGCGGCCAGCCAGGTGCCCTCCCGTGGTATTGCCTTGGGGCTGAGTGTGACCTATCGCATCCTGCAACTCCACGGCGCGACCCTGACGGTCGAGGGCGACGCCACGCAGGGCTGCCGTCTGATTTTCCGTCTCCCACACCGCTTGTCCGCCTCGCAACTGGAAATGTCCCAGGTGCTCATCGTGGATGCCAGTGCCGAAAGCGGCAATCTTCTGCGCACGATTCTGGAGAGCGAAAATCTCCGGGCGCAGCTTGTCGTGGCGTCCGGCAACGACACGGCGGCCATGCTCCATGCCAACTACTTCGAGTCAGCCACACGGCTGCCGGATGTCGTCCTCCTCGATGCCTCCCTGCCGATGACCGATGGTTACGAACTGTGTCGCCTCATCAAGCAAACCGAGGCCACCCGCTATCTGCCGGTCCTGATGCTGACGGCCTCGCCGGAGACCACGGAGAAACTGCGCGGGCTGGAAGTCGGCGCGACGGATGTCCTCACCAAGCCCATCAACCGCAGGGAACTCCTCATGCGCGTCAAGGCGCTCATTGCCCAGAAGCGTGAATTTGAAGCGATGCTGCGGGCCTATCACAGTGCCCGGCACCGGGCCATCACCGACGGACTGACGGGCCTGTTCAATCACGCCTACTTTCTGGAAAAACTCACCCGTGAGGCTGAACTCGCAGAACGAAGCGGACACCCACTGTCGATCATCATGCTTGATGTAGATCGGTTCAAGCACTTCAACGACACCAATGGCCACGAAGCCGGCAACGAGTTGCTCAAAGACCTGTCCCGGTTGATGGAACGTTGTTTCCGGCGCAGTGATGTTCTGGCGCGGTACGGTGGCGAAGAGTTCGTGGTGCTGCTGCCCAACACCCCCAAGAGCCAGGCGGCGGTGCTGGCCGAGCGGCTGCGGCGGCGGGTGGCCGAATATCCCTTTGCCGGGCGGGAGTCGCAGCCCGGCGGGCGCCTGACCGTCAGCCTGGGGGTGGCCGCCCTGCCCTCGGACACCAGCGGGCCCAAGCAGCTTCTGGAGTTGGCTGACCGCGCGCTGTACCGCGCCAAGCAAAATGGACGCAATCGCGTCTGCGTGGTCGAAAGTGAAGCCCTTGGGCGACCCCGTCCGAGCGGCTTCTGGAAAGTGCCGGACCAGCCGGACCCGGGGAACACCCTTTCGTCGGCCTGA
- the rlmN gene encoding 23S rRNA (adenine(2503)-C(2))-methyltransferase RlmN — protein MSSASVAVAGHDLLGFTCQQMCAFMVERGLPAYRGRQLFQALHRRLVETLEDVPELPRALRTGLAAGTDLRPLSLTEVFEAADGTRRYLFTVRGGHAIETVWIPDGGRITLCLSSQAGCPMRCAFCATATLGLQRNLTAGEIVAQVLYVLRDAVHRRQQPRPAGINLVLMGMGEPLLNYDHVLHALRVLADPEGLHIVPRRVTLSTVGIVPRIMALGREPDRPRLAVSLTAATDDLRARLMPVNLTYPLEALREACLMFPRHPGERITFEYVLLGGVNDADEQARALLRWLAPLRAREAAKVNLIPHNPVPGLPFQPPPPERVLRFQALLRAKGLPTYLRRPRGRDIFAACGMLAASSQPSA, from the coding sequence GTGTCATCTGCATCCGTCGCCGTGGCGGGCCACGACCTGTTGGGCTTCACCTGCCAGCAGATGTGCGCCTTCATGGTGGAGCGTGGGCTGCCGGCGTATCGCGGGCGGCAGCTTTTCCAGGCCCTCCACCGGCGGCTCGTCGAAACACTGGAAGACGTGCCGGAGCTGCCCCGTGCGCTGCGCACCGGGCTGGCCGCCGGGACTGATCTGCGGCCGCTGTCGCTGACAGAAGTGTTTGAGGCTGCGGATGGGACACGCCGCTACCTGTTCACCGTACGCGGCGGGCATGCCATTGAAACCGTCTGGATTCCCGATGGTGGACGGATCACATTGTGCCTTTCTTCGCAGGCGGGCTGTCCGATGCGCTGCGCCTTTTGCGCCACAGCGACCCTGGGGTTGCAGCGGAATCTGACGGCGGGCGAAATCGTCGCGCAGGTTTTGTACGTGCTGCGGGATGCTGTCCATCGCCGGCAACAACCGCGTCCGGCTGGCATCAATCTGGTGCTGATGGGGATGGGGGAGCCGTTGCTCAACTACGACCATGTGCTCCACGCGCTCCGTGTCCTGGCGGACCCGGAAGGGCTGCATATCGTCCCCCGGCGCGTGACGCTTTCAACCGTTGGGATTGTTCCCCGGATCATGGCTCTGGGACGCGAGCCGGACCGTCCGCGCCTGGCGGTTTCGCTGACGGCGGCAACCGATGACTTGCGGGCGCGGCTGATGCCGGTCAACCTGACCTACCCGCTGGAAGCCTTGCGTGAGGCGTGCCTGATGTTTCCACGGCATCCGGGCGAGCGGATCACCTTTGAGTATGTGCTGCTGGGTGGCGTCAATGACGCGGATGAGCAGGCGCGGGCACTGCTGCGCTGGCTGGCGCCACTGCGGGCCCGGGAAGCGGCCAAGGTCAACCTCATCCCGCACAATCCCGTGCCGGGACTTCCCTTTCAACCGCCGCCGCCGGAGCGGGTGCTGCGCTTTCAGGCGCTGCTGCGGGCGAAGGGCTTGCCGACCTATCTCCGCCGCCCGCGCGGGCGGGACATTTTCGCCGCCTGCGGGATGCTTGCGGCAAGCTCCCAGCCGTCGGCATAA
- a CDS encoding FAD-binding oxidoreductase produces MNERAEVVIIGGGVIGCSIAYFLTRHGCRDVLILERENFQGKHSTGRSAGGVRQQFATPVNIRMSRFSIDFFTHFEELTGQDPEYRRYGYLFIATEPAHVDYLQQNLRVQQAEGIPVEFLTREDIAKLVPQLYVEDVLGGTYCPTDGFVDPYSIMQGFNRKAREQGARIELETEVLDFTVEHGRITGVVTNRGHIATPVVVNAAGAWSHLVGRKLGVDIPIRPTKRQIVTTERFDELPRELPMLVDLSTGCYMRKEGDGVMLGWADPDEPESFDTTFNPDFIDAIIERALPRVPCLENAAINLRRCWGGLYDISPDHHAIVGPVPQVAGFYVCTGFSGHGIMHSPAMGTAIAEMILFGESRTLDVKPLSIERFTTGELLHETAVI; encoded by the coding sequence ATGAACGAACGAGCTGAAGTCGTCATCATCGGTGGCGGCGTGATCGGATGCAGCATTGCCTATTTTCTGACTCGGCACGGGTGCCGCGACGTGCTCATTCTCGAACGTGAGAACTTTCAGGGCAAACACTCCACCGGACGGAGCGCCGGCGGTGTTCGCCAGCAGTTTGCCACCCCGGTCAACATCCGCATGTCGCGGTTTTCGATTGATTTTTTCACGCACTTCGAGGAACTCACCGGACAGGACCCCGAATACCGGCGCTATGGCTACCTGTTCATTGCCACCGAGCCGGCCCACGTGGACTACCTGCAACAGAATCTGCGCGTCCAGCAGGCGGAAGGTATCCCCGTGGAGTTTCTGACCCGCGAAGACATTGCCAAACTCGTCCCCCAGCTTTACGTCGAAGACGTACTGGGTGGCACCTACTGCCCGACGGATGGCTTCGTTGACCCCTACAGCATCATGCAGGGCTTCAACCGCAAGGCCCGCGAACAGGGAGCGCGCATCGAACTGGAGACCGAAGTGCTGGATTTCACCGTGGAGCACGGACGAATCACGGGTGTGGTCACGAACCGGGGACACATTGCAACGCCGGTAGTGGTCAACGCCGCCGGGGCCTGGTCGCATCTGGTCGGACGCAAACTTGGCGTGGACATCCCCATCCGTCCCACCAAGCGGCAAATCGTGACGACCGAACGCTTCGATGAACTGCCCCGCGAATTGCCCATGCTCGTGGATTTGAGCACCGGCTGCTACATGCGCAAGGAAGGCGACGGCGTCATGCTGGGCTGGGCCGATCCCGACGAGCCGGAAAGTTTCGATACGACCTTCAACCCGGACTTCATTGACGCCATTATCGAACGGGCGCTTCCGCGCGTGCCCTGCCTGGAAAACGCCGCGATCAACCTGCGCCGCTGCTGGGGCGGACTTTACGACATCTCGCCCGATCACCACGCCATCGTCGGCCCGGTGCCGCAGGTGGCGGGCTTTTATGTCTGCACCGGCTTCAGTGGGCACGGCATCATGCACTCGCCGGCCATGGGAACGGCCATTGCCGAAATGATTTTGTTCGGCGAATCCCGTACCCTCGACGTGAAACCGCTCTCCATCGAACGCTTCACCACCGGCGAACTGCTGCACGAAACGGCCGTCATCTGA
- a CDS encoding SDR family oxidoreductase has translation MAPTYAIFGATSGIARAVTAELARRGTTLVLAGRNLPEVERIAADTHLRYGVPTHSLAFDACDLSSHGAVWTAAVACTGRLDGILVAFGTLTDQKQAEQDVAAAEAMLASNYVGVVSLVTHAANYFEKERRGVIGVISSVAGDRGRQSNYIYGSAKAGVTAFCQGLRQRLFKSGVRVVTIKPGIVDTPMTYGMKLPPLVARPERVARDIVRALYRADGDIYTPFFWRFITLVIRMIPEPIFKRLSL, from the coding sequence ATGGCCCCTACCTACGCCATCTTTGGCGCCACTTCGGGCATTGCGCGGGCGGTCACTGCCGAACTGGCCCGGCGCGGCACCACCCTGGTGCTCGCCGGACGCAACCTGCCTGAAGTCGAACGCATTGCCGCTGACACTCACCTGCGCTACGGCGTTCCAACCCACAGCCTGGCGTTTGACGCCTGTGATCTGTCCAGCCACGGCGCAGTCTGGACGGCGGCCGTGGCCTGTACCGGCCGCCTGGATGGCATCCTCGTGGCTTTCGGAACGCTGACCGACCAGAAACAGGCCGAGCAGGATGTTGCCGCTGCCGAAGCCATGCTGGCCTCGAACTATGTCGGCGTGGTGTCGCTGGTGACGCACGCCGCCAACTACTTTGAAAAGGAACGCCGGGGCGTCATCGGCGTGATCTCCTCTGTGGCCGGCGATCGCGGACGCCAGAGCAACTACATTTACGGCTCAGCCAAAGCGGGCGTCACGGCCTTTTGCCAGGGGCTGCGGCAGCGACTGTTCAAAAGCGGCGTACGGGTCGTCACCATCAAGCCGGGGATTGTGGACACGCCGATGACCTACGGGATGAAGCTCCCCCCTCTGGTTGCCAGACCGGAGCGCGTCGCGCGGGACATTGTGCGCGCCCTGTACCGCGCCGACGGCGACATCTACACCCCGTTTTTCTGGCGCTTCATCACGCTGGTCATTCGGATGATTCCCGAACCCATCTTCAAACGGCTCTCATTATGA
- a CDS encoding VanZ family protein, which yields MTDSWPRWWWLLLPISWMAAIFVFSSDWLAWRNTAPVAYGWLRWWLPNLGAAQLESLHLLLRKLGHVTEYALLAVLWYVALRRAHRWQAWQAGLGAGVVSILYAALDEWRQTFTAERSGSLADVLLDSLGVGLAIGSIGLLYVARKLREWRRSYLVQRRRWRRRPRYSYIARSD from the coding sequence ATGACCGATTCCTGGCCTCGCTGGTGGTGGCTGCTGCTCCCCATCAGTTGGATGGCGGCGATTTTTGTGTTTTCAAGCGACTGGCTTGCCTGGCGGAACACCGCGCCGGTGGCCTATGGCTGGCTGCGGTGGTGGCTGCCCAACCTGGGGGCGGCGCAGCTTGAAAGCCTGCACCTTCTCCTGCGCAAGCTGGGACACGTCACTGAGTATGCGCTGCTGGCCGTGCTCTGGTACGTGGCCTTGCGCCGGGCCCACCGGTGGCAGGCGTGGCAGGCCGGACTGGGCGCGGGCGTGGTTTCCATCCTCTATGCCGCGCTGGACGAATGGCGGCAGACGTTCACGGCGGAACGCAGCGGAAGCCTTGCCGATGTGCTGCTGGACAGCCTCGGCGTCGGGCTGGCCATCGGCAGCATTGGACTGCTCTATGTGGCGCGGAAGCTGCGGGAGTGGCGGCGGTCTTACCTGGTTCAGCGCAGACGCTGGCGCAGGCGTCCGAGATATTCGTACATAGCCCGCTCGGACTGA
- a CDS encoding ElyC/SanA/YdcF family protein → MFALEKFLAPLLFPLSLVLMGLGVGLGLLWFSRWQRAGKAVVTVAAVVLVVAGHGWTANALLTPLEQGQVTFAPRGEVPPDAHNIRWVVVLGGGVGGDEHLPPTECLSDASLRRLVEGIRLHRLLPAARLVTSGGAVFTPRPAGEVMRDAACALGVSPERIAVQPVGRNTVEEVAAVAGLVGQDSFLLVTSAAHMPRALEACRKQGLHALPAPTDFQAAGSDGVWTPGDIYPSGAGLHQSERAMYEYLGRLRQRLR, encoded by the coding sequence GTGTTCGCTCTCGAAAAGTTTCTGGCGCCGCTGTTGTTTCCGCTGTCCCTCGTGCTGATGGGGCTGGGAGTGGGACTGGGGCTGCTGTGGTTTTCCCGCTGGCAACGGGCAGGCAAAGCCGTGGTGACGGTGGCCGCCGTGGTTCTGGTGGTGGCCGGTCACGGTTGGACGGCCAATGCCCTGCTGACGCCCCTGGAGCAGGGGCAGGTCACGTTTGCCCCACGGGGCGAAGTGCCGCCGGATGCCCACAACATCCGCTGGGTTGTCGTTTTGGGGGGCGGCGTGGGCGGTGATGAACACCTGCCGCCTACGGAATGTCTTTCGGACGCCTCCCTGCGGCGGCTCGTCGAAGGCATCCGTCTGCACCGCCTGTTGCCGGCGGCCCGGCTGGTAACATCCGGCGGAGCCGTGTTCACGCCACGCCCGGCCGGCGAGGTGATGCGGGACGCCGCCTGCGCCCTTGGTGTTTCCCCCGAACGGATTGCCGTCCAGCCCGTGGGGCGCAATACCGTCGAGGAAGTGGCCGCCGTGGCCGGACTCGTCGGACAGGACTCGTTTCTGCTCGTCACTTCGGCCGCGCACATGCCGCGCGCGCTGGAAGCCTGCCGGAAGCAGGGCCTGCACGCGCTGCCGGCGCCGACCGACTTTCAGGCCGCAGGATCAGATGGCGTATGGACGCCGGGCGACATCTATCCGAGCGGCGCCGGGCTGCATCAGTCCGAGCGGGCTATGTACGAATATCTCGGACGCCTGCGCCAGCGTCTGCGCTGA
- the glmS gene encoding glutamine--fructose-6-phosphate transaminase (isomerizing) yields the protein MCGIVGYVGAKPVVSVLLDGLKRLEYRGYDSAGLAVVADGQLELRRASGKLYNLEAVIQRAPLAGSYGIGHTRWATHGRPTEENAHPHRDASGRVVVVHNGIIENYLSLKRALEQEGHAFATQTDTEVIAHLIGKYQQAGLGLADAVRQAIAELSGMFALAVIAADEPDTIVAARFGPPVIVGLGQEENFVASDVTAILQHTREVVFLEDGQVAVVRANEVTFTDFAGRPVTPTVQRVTWDPVLAEKGGFKHFMLKEIHEQPHAIRETLAGRVSLDEGRVYLDPTDIPDADWQAFTRIVIPACGTSWHAALVGKVLIEELARLPVEVDYASEFRYRNPLLDAQTLVVVITQSGETADTLAALREAKQRGCHTFAICNVPGSMAAREAHGVLLTHAGPEISVASTKAFTSQIVALYLLALHLGQCRGTLSPTAVMKHVEQLLALPVKLEAALEQDAAIAELSREFFRASDFLYLGRGVNFPIALEGALKLKEISYIHAEGFPAGEMKHGPNALIDERLPVVMVMPREVGNAASELRYEKTLSNLQEVKARDGRVIAIVTEGDTEAAGLAEYVIPIPATSELLSAVLAVVPLQLLAYHIAVRRGCDVDQPRNLAKSVTVE from the coding sequence ATGTGCGGTATCGTTGGTTATGTTGGCGCCAAGCCGGTCGTTTCGGTTCTGCTCGATGGTCTCAAGCGGTTGGAGTACCGGGGTTATGACTCGGCCGGACTGGCGGTTGTGGCCGATGGGCAGCTTGAACTGCGGCGCGCATCGGGAAAACTCTACAACCTGGAAGCGGTCATTCAGCGGGCGCCGCTTGCCGGCAGCTACGGCATCGGGCACACCCGCTGGGCCACCCACGGACGCCCGACTGAGGAAAATGCCCACCCGCACCGCGACGCCAGCGGACGGGTGGTGGTCGTCCACAACGGCATCATCGAAAACTACCTTTCCCTGAAGCGGGCGCTGGAACAGGAAGGCCACGCTTTCGCGACGCAGACGGACACGGAGGTGATTGCCCACCTCATCGGCAAGTATCAGCAGGCGGGTCTGGGGCTGGCGGATGCCGTCCGGCAGGCCATTGCCGAGCTTTCGGGGATGTTCGCCCTGGCGGTGATTGCAGCCGACGAGCCGGACACGATTGTGGCGGCACGCTTTGGCCCGCCGGTGATTGTCGGGCTGGGGCAGGAGGAAAACTTCGTGGCTTCCGATGTCACGGCCATTCTCCAGCACACCCGGGAGGTGGTGTTTCTCGAAGACGGGCAGGTGGCCGTTGTACGTGCCAACGAAGTCACCTTCACGGACTTTGCCGGGCGGCCGGTGACGCCGACGGTGCAGCGCGTCACCTGGGACCCTGTCCTGGCCGAGAAGGGTGGCTTCAAGCACTTCATGCTCAAGGAAATTCACGAGCAGCCGCACGCCATCCGGGAAACCCTGGCCGGGCGGGTCAGCCTGGATGAAGGGCGGGTGTATCTCGATCCGACGGACATTCCCGACGCCGACTGGCAGGCATTCACCCGGATCGTGATTCCGGCCTGTGGGACGAGCTGGCACGCGGCGCTGGTTGGGAAAGTCCTCATCGAAGAACTGGCCCGCCTGCCGGTCGAGGTGGACTACGCCAGTGAGTTCCGCTACCGCAATCCGCTGCTCGATGCGCAGACGCTGGTCGTTGTCATCACGCAGTCCGGCGAAACCGCCGACACGCTGGCAGCGCTGCGCGAAGCCAAGCAGCGTGGCTGCCACACCTTCGCCATCTGCAACGTGCCCGGCTCGATGGCCGCGCGCGAAGCCCACGGCGTCCTGCTGACCCATGCCGGGCCGGAAATTTCGGTGGCTTCCACCAAGGCGTTTACTTCCCAGATCGTGGCGCTCTACCTGCTGGCACTGCATCTGGGGCAGTGCCGGGGGACATTATCGCCGACGGCCGTGATGAAGCACGTCGAACAACTGCTGGCCCTGCCGGTCAAACTGGAAGCTGCGCTGGAGCAGGACGCGGCCATTGCCGAACTGTCCAGAGAGTTTTTCCGGGCGTCAGATTTTCTCTACCTCGGCCGCGGCGTGAACTTTCCCATTGCGCTGGAAGGCGCACTCAAGCTCAAGGAAATCAGCTACATTCACGCCGAGGGCTTTCCAGCCGGGGAAATGAAGCACGGACCGAACGCGCTCATTGACGAGCGCCTGCCGGTTGTCATGGTGATGCCCCGGGAAGTTGGCAATGCGGCTTCCGAGCTGCGGTACGAAAAGACGCTGTCGAATCTGCAGGAAGTCAAAGCCCGCGATGGGCGTGTCATCGCCATTGTCACGGAAGGCGATACCGAGGCTGCCGGGCTGGCTGAGTATGTCATTCCCATTCCGGCCACAAGTGAACTGCTCTCCGCCGTGCTGGCCGTGGTGCCGTTGCAGTTGCTGGCCTACCACATTGCCGTACGGCGCGGCTGCGACGTGGATCAGCCACGCAATCTCGCCAAGAGCGTGACGGTGGAATAG